In the genome of Vicia villosa cultivar HV-30 ecotype Madison, WI linkage group LG7, Vvil1.0, whole genome shotgun sequence, one region contains:
- the LOC131620243 gene encoding uncharacterized protein LOC131620243, producing the protein MTTVTTLSYRFKINGSYTDSMAAKRGIRQGDPLSPLLFVITMEYLNRLLCQMQDNPKFHYHSKCKRIKLTNLIFADDLLLFARGDQGSVELLQHTLHTFLVSTGLKVNPSKSCIYFGGVPSSVKDAILHMTSYKEGSLPFKYLGVPITSRNLNVIHYMPLLDKLLSRINHWTSKLLSYAGRLQLIKSVLNAISSYWMQCFAFPKIVLKKIESLCRTFLWTGSGATSRKSPIAWESICKPNIKGGLGTVNLVAWNCMFLMKLLWNINAKVDSLWVQWVHAYYLKHDSVMVRAPKQTDSAIFKAILQQRDRVQQHNEGQNLLQDNRFNGRKFYKLMQTDCPDVSWANLVIHNRARSRAVFTLWMLCHRKLPTRMRLHRWGLVHSTVCVFCDQDETIDHLFFSCETTKRIWRSVLNWLHIQHDPDCWEHEVLCLLVHYRGKGWRADLTCMALAETVYAVWRFRNDKCFGHIVQSKDIEGDIINGIVYRGWTSPKLRPHIANLLIP; encoded by the coding sequence ATGACAACTGTGACCACACTCTCTTACAGATTCAAGATAAATGGTTCCTATACTGATAGCATGGCAGCAAAAAGGGGGATAAGGCAAGGGGATCCCCTGTCCCCTCTCCTTTTTGTCATAACCATGGAATATCTTAACAGATTGCTTTGTCAAATGCAGGATAATCCCAAGTTTCATTATCATTCTAAATGTAAGAGGATTAAGCTCACTAATCTCATATTTGCTGATGACTTACTCTTGTTTGCTAGGGGTGATCAGGGGTCTGTAGAGCTACTGCAACATACTCTCCACACCTTCCTTGTATCCACGGGATTGAAAGTAAATCCTTCAAAAAGTTGCATCTATTTTGGTGGTGTCCCCAGTAGTGTTAAAGATGCTATCCTCCACATGACCTCCTACAAGGAAGGATCCCTCCCTTTTAAATATTTGGGGGTGCCAATCACTAGCAGAAATTTGAACGTGATTCATTACATGCCGTTGCTGGACAAATTGCTTAGTAGGATCAACCATTGGACGTCTAAGCTCTTGAGTTATGCGGGAAGATTGCAACTCATCAAGAGtgtgctgaatgctatttcttcCTATTGGATGCAGTGTTTTGCCTTCCCCAAAATTGTTCTGAAAAAAATTGAATCTCTATGTAGGACTTTTCTTTGGACAGGAAGTGGAGCTACTAGTAGAAAGAGCCCAATTGCCTGGGAGAGTATTTGTAAACCAAATATTAAAGGAGGCCTTGGTACGGTGAATTTGGTGGCGTGGAACTGTATGTTTCTTATGAAACTATTGTGGAACATCAATGCTAAAGTGGATAGTCTCTGGGTACAGTGGGTTCATGCTTACTATCTCAAACATGATAGTGTGATGGTAAGGGCtcctaaacaaactgactcagcAATCTTCAAAGCTATCTTGCAACAACGTGATCGAGTGCAGCAGCATAATGAGGGGCAGAACTTGCTGCAAGACAATCGGTTTAATGGGAGGAAGTTTTACAAATTGATGCAAACTGACTGTCCTGATGTGAGCTGGGCCAATTTGGTGATTCATAATAGAGCAAGGTCCAGAGCAGTGTTCACTTTGTGGATGCTTTGCCACCGGAAACTTCCAACCCGTATGCGCTTACATCGTTGGGGATTGGTTCATTCTACTGTTTGTGTCTTCTGTGATCAGGATGAGACCATTGACCACCTCTTCTTCTCCTGTGAAACAACTAAGAGAATTTGGAGGAGTGTTCTCAATTGGCTGCACATACAACATGATCCTGATTGTTGGGAGCATGAGGTGCTTTGCCTTTTGGTGCACTATCGGGGCAAAGGATGGAGAGCAGATTTGACTTGCATGGCCTTAGCTGAGACCGTGTATGCGGTTTGGCGTTTCCGTAATGATAAATGTTTTGGTCATATTGTACAGAGCAAAGATATAGAGGGTGATATTATTAACGGTATAGTTTATAGAGGGTGGACTAGTCCTAAGCTTAGACCACACATAGCTAATTTGCTAATTCCCTAG